One window from the genome of Candidatus Zixiibacteriota bacterium encodes:
- the gcvT gene encoding glycine cleavage system aminomethyltransferase GcvT, translating into METTSAPVKDTPLTAQHIALGARMVPFAGYRMPIQYSGIIPEHRAVRTSVGLFDLSHMGEFEVRGPGMLEFLEKMTTNDVSSLATYQAQYSVMMSPEGGIVDDLLIYHLPDRALLVVNAANIEKDFAWLSSHCPAGVQLANRSDETALVAIQGPKAEAVMRQLVNYNLDEIAYYHAAEGTVAGKRIVFSRTGYTGEDGFEIYLPNDLAVSCWEAAMAAGTEYGIVPVGLGARDTLRLEMKYALYGKDIDDTTNPIEAGLGWVVKPDKPYDFIGKSHVVAIKQQGAKRRLSAFIMDERAIPRPGCEIRVNGTRVGSVTSGTQSPSLDKGIGLGYVATEYTQPGTKIDVVIREQGAPATVTKPPFVKNTSHK; encoded by the coding sequence ATGGAAACCACATCCGCACCCGTGAAGGACACGCCGCTGACCGCCCAACACATCGCGCTCGGGGCGCGCATGGTTCCCTTCGCCGGGTACCGCATGCCGATCCAGTATTCCGGCATTATCCCCGAGCACCGCGCAGTCCGCACCTCCGTCGGGTTGTTTGACCTGTCACACATGGGGGAATTCGAGGTCCGCGGCCCGGGAATGCTGGAGTTCCTGGAGAAGATGACAACGAACGATGTTTCTTCGCTGGCCACTTATCAGGCACAGTACTCGGTGATGATGAGCCCGGAGGGCGGGATCGTGGATGACCTGTTGATCTACCATCTTCCCGATCGCGCGCTTCTTGTGGTCAACGCCGCCAACATTGAGAAGGACTTCGCTTGGCTGTCCTCGCACTGCCCGGCCGGAGTGCAACTGGCGAATCGTTCCGACGAGACCGCGCTGGTCGCCATCCAGGGTCCCAAGGCGGAAGCGGTGATGCGACAACTCGTCAACTACAATCTCGATGAGATCGCCTATTACCATGCCGCCGAGGGAACTGTGGCCGGGAAACGGATCGTCTTCTCACGCACCGGGTACACGGGAGAGGATGGATTCGAAATCTACCTGCCCAACGATCTGGCGGTCAGTTGCTGGGAGGCGGCGATGGCCGCCGGGACCGAGTACGGGATCGTCCCCGTCGGACTCGGGGCGCGCGACACGCTGCGTTTGGAAATGAAATACGCCCTCTATGGCAAGGACATCGACGACACGACCAATCCGATCGAAGCCGGATTGGGATGGGTGGTCAAGCCCGACAAGCCGTATGACTTCATCGGCAAGTCTCACGTGGTGGCGATAAAGCAGCAGGGCGCGAAACGTCGATTGAGCGCATTCATCATGGACGAGCGCGCCATCCCGCGTCCGGGGTGCGAAATCCGCGTGAACGGCACCCGCGTGGGGAGCGTCACATCCGGGACGCAGTCGCCGTCATTGGACAAGGGAATCGGCCTCGGGTATGTCGCCACGGAATACACGCAGCCGGGCACGAAGATCGATGTTGTCATTCGGGAGCAGGGAGCACCCGCGACGGTGACAAAGCCGCCATTTGTAAAGAACACGAGCCACAAGTGA
- a CDS encoding outer membrane protein transport protein, with product MYFGTGFRRRCLGLLLTLVLALAASLTTTEARAAGFATAGIGIKARSMGGAFRGLANDWSAAYYNPAGLAWLHKGELNATLGTYSPQVTYTPNVTGSGVDLGFNQANGLELHPRDDVWPLPSFAVVALPNWRDGLAVGAAVYWPHDVNFGWDLYRQPAQYNSDFQFQHQNYRTDLDVLDVHPVVATTLGDKLAVGVGLSLTDGSVVLRRVEFVPNSLGSPFNVYPYDDFAGELLLKGRGFAVGANAGVMWKASPTLSVGFSFQLPTTIPVSGTGTLDMAWPINPAMADSQLNIANQQTEEPLFERTQYLGNYDEVRSTDWHHTAPFDFDLKLPGQVGAGIGWKSSERLTLAADLAITFWSAVESWDVTFSESGLRTGTDSVGHPTAITGVAVPFHWKDQIRLSAGAEYAATPKVMVRGGMYYDGGAAVDSTFSPNFPDVGGRVGLTAGVAYLLGESWEFAAAQELAFASGRTVPDQGTANGVTAFPGDYSLSRFETLFSISYRF from the coding sequence TTGTACTTCGGAACAGGATTTCGTCGGCGGTGCCTCGGCCTCCTGCTGACCCTCGTGCTGGCGCTGGCGGCCAGTCTGACCACCACCGAGGCAAGGGCCGCGGGCTTCGCGACGGCCGGGATTGGGATCAAGGCACGCTCCATGGGTGGGGCGTTTCGTGGACTGGCCAATGACTGGAGCGCCGCATACTACAATCCGGCCGGCTTGGCTTGGCTGCACAAAGGGGAATTGAACGCGACACTCGGCACCTACAGCCCGCAAGTCACTTACACGCCGAACGTGACCGGCAGCGGCGTTGACCTCGGTTTCAATCAGGCCAACGGCCTCGAGCTCCATCCCCGTGACGACGTGTGGCCGCTTCCCTCGTTTGCCGTGGTCGCTCTCCCCAACTGGCGCGATGGATTGGCGGTGGGCGCGGCGGTCTATTGGCCCCACGACGTCAACTTCGGTTGGGATCTCTATCGCCAACCGGCGCAGTACAACAGCGATTTCCAGTTCCAGCATCAGAACTACCGAACGGACTTGGATGTTCTCGATGTCCACCCTGTGGTCGCCACGACGTTGGGCGACAAATTGGCCGTCGGCGTCGGCCTGTCGTTGACCGACGGCAGCGTGGTTCTGCGACGGGTCGAGTTCGTGCCGAATTCCCTTGGTTCGCCTTTCAATGTCTATCCGTACGATGACTTCGCCGGTGAGCTGCTGCTCAAAGGACGTGGCTTTGCCGTCGGTGCCAACGCCGGCGTGATGTGGAAGGCGTCGCCGACCCTCAGCGTCGGCTTCAGCTTCCAGCTCCCGACGACCATACCGGTCAGTGGAACGGGCACTCTGGACATGGCTTGGCCGATCAACCCCGCGATGGCGGATTCCCAGTTGAATATCGCCAATCAACAAACAGAAGAGCCATTGTTCGAGCGGACCCAGTACCTCGGCAACTACGATGAGGTTCGCAGTACTGATTGGCACCACACCGCCCCGTTCGACTTTGACCTGAAGCTGCCCGGCCAGGTGGGGGCTGGAATCGGCTGGAAGTCCTCGGAGCGCCTGACTTTGGCAGCCGATCTCGCCATCACGTTCTGGTCAGCGGTTGAATCATGGGACGTAACGTTCTCCGAGTCCGGGTTGCGTACGGGAACGGATAGTGTCGGCCATCCGACGGCGATCACCGGTGTGGCGGTCCCCTTCCATTGGAAGGATCAGATCCGGTTGTCCGCCGGAGCCGAGTACGCCGCCACGCCCAAGGTCATGGTGCGCGGTGGGATGTACTACGACGGCGGCGCGGCCGTCGACTCGACATTCTCGCCCAACTTCCCGGATGTCGGTGGGCGCGTGGGATTGACGGCAGGGGTCGCCTACTTGCTGGGAGAAAGCTGGGAGTTCGCCGCGGCTCAAGAGCTGGCCTTTGCCTCCGGGCGGACCGTTCCCGACCAGGGCACCGCCAACGGTGTGACGGCGTTTCCGGGTGACTATTCGTTGTCGCGTTTCGAAACTCTGTTCTCAATCTCGTACCGGTTCTGA
- a CDS encoding GIY-YIG nuclease family protein: MPSAHRPWFVYLVRCSDGSIYTGITDDLDARIRKHNADKGAQYTAQRRPVVLLYSEIHSDQNGARRREAQLKRWTREKKEKLVAGFPRLRSG, encoded by the coding sequence GTGCCCTCAGCACACAGACCTTGGTTTGTCTATCTCGTCCGATGCTCCGACGGGTCAATCTATACCGGCATAACCGACGACCTCGACGCACGCATTAGAAAGCACAACGCTGACAAAGGTGCCCAGTACACGGCCCAGCGACGACCGGTCGTCCTGTTGTACTCGGAGATCCACTCAGACCAAAACGGCGCCCGGCGGCGCGAAGCTCAATTGAAGCGCTGGACCAGAGAGAAGAAGGAGAAACTCGTTGCGGGTTTCCCTCGACTCCGCTCGGGATAA
- the uvrA gene encoding excinuclease ABC subunit UvrA has translation MSGFIHIKGAREHNLRDLTLRIPRDKLVVITGLSGSGKSSLAFDTIYAEGQRRYVESLSAYARQFLGLMEKPDVDFIDGLSPAISIEQRSSARNPRSTVGTVTEIYDYLRLLFARIGVPHCHRCGRPIRRQTISQMVDHLMDLPPKTRLMILSPLVAGRKGEHREVLEQIKKKGLVRVRIDGEVFEIEEAPALNKKVKHTIEAVVDRLLSGPTIKSRLADSLQTALQLAGGTARVAIQGAGEPVFSEEAACPDCGLSFEEPAPRLFSFNSPFGACTTCGGLGHKMEIDPDLVVPDPTRSIFEGAIAPWGEDPANWYKFMLRGVAAHFDFNFRTRFCDLSKEAKRVILYGSGSKEFRYSYEHRNGKGKGEFTGKFEGVIPNLERRYRQTESQGVRQWIEQYMRMTPCPACKGARLKPEALAVLIGGKSIHDVVQMSTKQAAAFFAELNLNARERQIAKQILKEVNERLGFLVNVGLDYMTLGRPAQTLSGGEAQRIRLATQIGSRLVGVLYILDEPSIGLHQRDNRRLLDTLIGLRDLGNTVIVVEHDRETIESADFVVDLGPGAGKHGGEIVAIGPPAKIKAAKNSLTGQYLSQRKVIPVPGRRRRGNGSRLRLVGASGNNLKKITVDFPMGVLTCITGVSGSGKSTLVNETLYRICAEHFFDARHSSLPYERLEGLAELDKVIAIDQSPIGRTPRSNPATYTGVFTFIRDLFAQLPEARIRGYEPGRFSFNVKGGRCEACEGDGIIKIEMHFLPDVYVPCEVCKGKRYNRETLEILYKGKSIADVLDSTVDEALEFFANIPRIKSKLLTLSRVGLGYIHLGQQATTLSGGEAQRVKLSTELSKVATGQTLYILDEPTTGLHFEDIRMLLGVLNELVDRGNTVLVIEHNLDVIKTADWVIDLGPEGGDDGGWVVAAGTPEQVAGDDRSYTGRFLRRELDRSKRGGSVARTRHRSVEAETEPATA, from the coding sequence ATGTCTGGTTTCATCCACATTAAGGGGGCAAGGGAGCACAACCTGCGCGACCTGACACTGCGGATCCCGCGTGATAAGCTGGTGGTTATCACGGGGTTATCGGGGTCGGGGAAGTCGTCGTTGGCATTCGACACGATCTACGCTGAGGGGCAACGCCGCTATGTGGAGTCCTTGTCCGCGTACGCCCGGCAGTTCTTGGGGCTGATGGAAAAGCCCGATGTCGACTTCATCGACGGCCTCTCCCCGGCGATCTCCATCGAACAGCGCTCTTCGGCACGCAACCCAAGGTCCACGGTCGGCACAGTCACGGAAATCTATGACTACTTGAGACTTCTATTCGCCCGGATCGGGGTCCCCCATTGCCATCGCTGCGGGCGGCCGATCCGTCGACAGACCATCTCGCAGATGGTCGATCATCTGATGGACCTCCCCCCCAAGACACGCCTGATGATCCTGTCTCCCTTGGTGGCCGGGCGGAAGGGAGAGCATAGGGAAGTCCTCGAACAGATCAAAAAGAAGGGTCTGGTCCGGGTTCGCATCGACGGTGAGGTCTTCGAGATCGAGGAAGCCCCGGCCCTGAACAAGAAAGTCAAGCACACGATCGAGGCCGTCGTCGATCGCCTGCTATCCGGCCCGACGATCAAATCGCGGCTGGCCGATTCGCTGCAGACCGCCCTGCAGTTGGCCGGTGGTACCGCCCGTGTGGCGATCCAGGGAGCCGGCGAGCCCGTGTTTTCAGAGGAGGCCGCCTGCCCCGACTGCGGGTTGTCGTTCGAGGAACCCGCACCGCGGCTGTTCTCCTTCAACTCGCCCTTCGGTGCCTGCACGACATGCGGCGGGCTGGGCCACAAGATGGAGATCGACCCCGACCTGGTCGTGCCGGATCCGACGCGCTCCATCTTCGAGGGAGCGATTGCCCCTTGGGGCGAGGACCCGGCCAACTGGTACAAATTCATGCTCCGCGGGGTCGCGGCGCACTTCGACTTCAATTTCCGGACCCGGTTTTGCGACCTGTCCAAAGAAGCCAAACGAGTCATCCTGTACGGCTCCGGGAGCAAGGAATTTCGTTACAGTTACGAGCATCGCAACGGCAAAGGCAAAGGGGAGTTCACAGGCAAATTCGAGGGCGTGATTCCCAACCTCGAACGGCGCTACCGCCAGACCGAATCCCAAGGCGTCCGGCAATGGATCGAGCAATACATGCGCATGACGCCCTGCCCGGCCTGCAAGGGGGCGCGGCTGAAGCCCGAGGCGTTGGCGGTCCTGATCGGCGGCAAGTCGATCCACGACGTGGTTCAGATGTCCACCAAACAGGCGGCCGCGTTTTTCGCCGAATTGAACCTGAACGCCCGCGAACGGCAGATCGCCAAGCAGATTCTCAAGGAAGTCAATGAACGGCTGGGGTTTCTGGTGAATGTCGGCCTCGACTACATGACCCTGGGGCGTCCCGCGCAAACGCTGTCGGGAGGCGAGGCGCAACGGATCCGTCTGGCCACGCAGATCGGCTCGCGTCTGGTCGGGGTTCTGTACATTCTGGACGAGCCATCGATCGGTCTGCATCAACGGGACAACCGTCGGCTGCTGGATACGTTGATCGGTCTGCGAGACTTGGGCAACACGGTCATTGTGGTCGAGCACGATCGGGAGACGATCGAGTCCGCCGATTTCGTCGTCGATCTCGGGCCGGGCGCCGGCAAGCACGGCGGTGAAATCGTCGCCATCGGCCCACCGGCCAAGATCAAAGCTGCCAAGAACTCCCTGACCGGGCAGTATTTGTCACAACGGAAGGTGATCCCGGTCCCGGGGCGACGGCGCCGGGGCAACGGCAGCCGGCTGCGACTGGTCGGCGCATCCGGAAACAACCTCAAGAAGATCACGGTCGACTTTCCGATGGGTGTCCTCACATGCATCACCGGGGTCTCCGGTTCGGGAAAGTCGACGCTGGTGAACGAAACACTCTACCGCATTTGTGCCGAGCACTTCTTCGATGCCCGGCATTCTTCTCTCCCCTACGAGCGACTCGAAGGGCTGGCGGAACTCGACAAAGTGATCGCGATCGACCAATCGCCGATCGGACGGACCCCACGATCCAACCCGGCGACCTATACCGGCGTCTTCACCTTCATCCGTGATTTGTTCGCGCAGTTGCCGGAGGCGCGCATTCGTGGGTACGAACCGGGACGGTTCTCGTTCAATGTCAAAGGGGGACGCTGCGAGGCGTGTGAAGGAGACGGGATCATCAAGATCGAGATGCACTTCCTCCCCGACGTGTATGTACCCTGCGAGGTGTGCAAGGGAAAGCGGTACAACCGCGAGACGCTGGAGATCCTGTACAAAGGCAAGAGCATCGCCGACGTCCTGGACTCGACCGTGGACGAGGCGCTGGAGTTCTTCGCCAACATCCCACGCATCAAGAGCAAACTATTGACACTCTCGCGGGTCGGGCTCGGGTACATTCACCTCGGGCAACAGGCGACGACGCTGTCCGGTGGGGAGGCGCAGCGCGTCAAGCTGTCCACCGAGCTCTCGAAGGTTGCCACCGGGCAGACATTGTACATCCTCGATGAGCCGACCACGGGGCTGCACTTCGAAGACATCCGGATGCTCCTGGGGGTGCTGAACGAGTTGGTCGACCGCGGCAACACCGTCCTCGTGATCGAACACAACCTGGATGTCATCAAGACCGCCGACTGGGTGATCGACCTGGGACCCGAGGGCGGCGACGATGGCGGCTGGGTGGTGGCGGCCGGGACTCCGGAGCAAGTTGCCGGCGATGATCGCTCATATACCGGGCGGTTCTTACGTCGTGAGTTGGACCGCTCGAAACGCGGCGGGTCGGTGGCTCGAACTCGACATCGATCTGTGGAAGCCGAGACAGAACCGGCAACGGCATAG
- a CDS encoding 2-phosphosulfolactate phosphatase produces the protein MHIAVSLSPGSRAADIAMFGPALGCCVVVDILRASTVLCTALSNGAQEIIPVANVETARTFKSNAADSDTLLCGERGGRKLPGFDLGNSPSEYTRETVSGRRLVFSSTNGSQAIAAAPPGVEVLIGGLVNLSAAAEKIAAVNLPTLIVCSGKLGQFALEDAVGAGALISRLWELDADVELVNDGALTAQILWDRFRSDPAMPLWQSEHGKYLIGLGFGGDLSVCAAVDSVPVVPVLRDGRLALD, from the coding sequence GTGCACATCGCCGTCTCCCTCTCCCCCGGTTCGCGTGCCGCCGACATCGCCATGTTCGGCCCGGCGCTCGGGTGCTGTGTCGTGGTCGACATCCTGCGCGCCTCCACCGTGCTGTGCACGGCATTGTCGAATGGCGCGCAGGAGATCATTCCGGTCGCCAATGTCGAGACTGCCCGAACTTTCAAGTCGAATGCGGCGGACAGTGACACGTTGCTGTGCGGCGAACGCGGCGGGCGGAAGCTCCCCGGATTCGACCTGGGGAACTCGCCGTCGGAATACACGCGCGAGACGGTGTCCGGTCGACGCCTGGTCTTTTCCTCGACCAACGGCTCCCAAGCGATTGCCGCTGCGCCCCCGGGTGTCGAGGTTTTGATCGGCGGGTTGGTCAATCTCTCGGCGGCGGCCGAGAAGATCGCGGCAGTGAATCTACCGACGTTGATTGTCTGCTCGGGAAAGCTGGGACAGTTCGCCCTGGAGGACGCGGTCGGCGCTGGGGCACTAATTTCCCGGTTGTGGGAGCTCGATGCGGACGTTGAACTGGTCAATGATGGCGCCCTGACGGCGCAGATTCTCTGGGACCGCTTCCGTTCCGATCCGGCGATGCCGTTGTGGCAATCCGAGCATGGGAAGTACCTCATTGGGCTGGGGTTCGGGGGCGACCTTTCTGTCTGCGCGGCGGTGGACTCGGTTCCGGTTGTTCCAGTGCTACGTGACGGGCGGCTGGCTCTCGACTGA
- a CDS encoding aconitate hydratase: MGQNLVQKIIASHLLEGKLVPGEPIAIRIDQTLTQDATGTMAYLQFEAMGIDEVKTEKSVSYVDHNMLQAGFENADDHQYLQSVAARYGIDFSRPGNGICHQVHLERYGAPGKTLLGSDSHTPTNGGLGMLAIGAGGLDVAVAMAGGPFNLTMPKVVRVNLKGKLNPWVAAKDIILEILRQLTVKGGVGKIFEYAGDGVKSLTVPERATITNMGAELGATTSIFPADENTRRYLAMQRREPDYRPLAADPDATYDQAITIDLSALEPMIAQPHAPDKVVPVREVAGLKVDQVCVGSCTNSSLYDLLVTAAILKGKHVHPDVNLTVTPGSRQVFTAVSQLGGLTDMIAAGSRILESACGPCIGMGQAPPSGAVSIRSFNRNFEGRSGTKDAKVYLASPQVCAVCALTGTITDPRTFAKEPPVITLPDAIPIDDALILKPPADRKSVTIRRGPNIKPLPQQTQLPPRITGEVLLKVGDNITTDHIMPAGAKVLPLRSNVPAISEFVFVRVDPDFPKRAKEKGGGLIIGGDNYGQGSSREHAALAPMYLGVKAVITKSFARIHHANLVNFGIPPLTFVNPVDYDKVEAGDQIEIEDVVERIKSGQNLQARNRTKGTIFELTYDLTPFNRAVLTAGGLLNYTRAHA; this comes from the coding sequence ATGGGACAAAACCTGGTTCAGAAGATCATCGCATCGCATCTGCTGGAAGGGAAGCTGGTGCCCGGAGAGCCGATCGCAATCCGCATCGACCAGACGCTGACGCAGGATGCCACCGGGACGATGGCCTACCTGCAGTTCGAGGCGATGGGGATCGATGAAGTCAAGACGGAGAAATCGGTCTCCTACGTGGACCACAATATGTTGCAGGCAGGTTTCGAGAACGCCGACGATCATCAGTACCTCCAGTCGGTGGCCGCGCGCTACGGGATCGATTTCTCCCGGCCGGGAAACGGCATCTGCCACCAAGTACACCTGGAGCGGTATGGCGCTCCCGGCAAGACGCTGTTGGGATCGGACTCGCACACGCCGACCAATGGCGGGCTGGGGATGTTGGCGATTGGCGCGGGCGGTCTGGATGTGGCGGTGGCGATGGCGGGAGGTCCCTTCAATCTGACGATGCCGAAAGTCGTCAGAGTCAATCTGAAGGGTAAGCTCAATCCATGGGTGGCGGCGAAAGATATCATTCTGGAAATACTGCGCCAGCTCACCGTCAAAGGCGGCGTGGGCAAGATCTTTGAGTACGCCGGCGATGGGGTCAAATCCCTGACCGTCCCCGAGCGGGCCACGATCACCAACATGGGCGCCGAACTGGGTGCCACGACCTCGATCTTCCCCGCCGATGAGAACACGCGTCGTTACCTGGCGATGCAAAGGCGCGAGCCGGACTACCGACCGCTGGCGGCCGATCCCGATGCAACTTATGACCAGGCGATCACCATCGATTTGTCGGCATTGGAGCCGATGATCGCGCAGCCACACGCGCCGGACAAGGTCGTGCCGGTGCGCGAGGTGGCCGGATTGAAGGTCGATCAAGTGTGCGTCGGCTCGTGCACCAACTCTTCATTATATGATCTGCTGGTGACAGCCGCGATCTTGAAGGGGAAGCATGTCCATCCCGACGTCAATCTGACGGTCACACCCGGCTCACGGCAGGTCTTCACGGCGGTGTCGCAACTCGGCGGGCTGACCGACATGATCGCGGCCGGGTCGCGCATTCTGGAATCGGCCTGCGGACCGTGCATCGGCATGGGACAGGCCCCCCCCTCGGGGGCCGTGTCGATCCGCAGTTTCAACCGCAACTTCGAGGGCCGTTCGGGGACCAAGGACGCCAAGGTGTATCTTGCGTCGCCGCAAGTCTGCGCTGTCTGCGCCCTGACCGGCACGATCACCGATCCAAGGACGTTCGCCAAGGAACCGCCGGTGATCACGCTTCCGGATGCCATCCCGATCGATGACGCCCTGATCCTTAAGCCGCCTGCCGATCGCAAGTCGGTCACAATTCGCCGGGGGCCGAACATCAAACCTCTGCCGCAGCAGACACAGTTGCCTCCGCGGATCACCGGCGAGGTTCTCCTCAAAGTCGGCGACAACATCACGACCGATCATATCATGCCGGCCGGGGCCAAGGTGCTGCCTCTGCGCTCCAATGTCCCGGCGATTTCCGAGTTTGTCTTTGTGCGGGTCGATCCCGACTTTCCCAAGCGTGCGAAAGAGAAGGGCGGCGGGCTGATCATCGGGGGCGACAACTACGGGCAGGGATCCTCGCGCGAACATGCCGCGCTGGCGCCGATGTATCTGGGCGTCAAGGCAGTGATTACGAAGTCGTTCGCGCGCATCCACCATGCCAATCTCGTCAACTTCGGTATACCGCCCCTGACCTTTGTCAATCCCGTGGACTATGACAAGGTCGAGGCCGGCGATCAGATCGAGATCGAGGACGTGGTCGAGCGCATCAAGTCGGGCCAGAATCTGCAGGCGCGCAATCGCACCAAGGGCACAATATTCGAACTGACCTATGACCTGACGCCGTTCAACCGGGCCGTCCTCACCGCCGGCGGGCTGTTGAATTACACCCGGGCTCACGCTTGA
- a CDS encoding DNA-formamidopyrimidine glycosylase family protein, with protein sequence MPELPDIVIYLEALRSRILGKPVERIDIRNPFVLRTVDPPIAAAQGTRVIELRRVGKRIVLGLDRGLFLVIHLMIAGRLHWRPPGGKPVGGKLTQAAFHFPNGALLLTEAGTKRRASIHVISGEHNLSAFARGGLEVQETTMVEFAARLRSENRTLKRALTDPRLVSGIGNSYSDEILHRARLSPLALTGKLSDDEIDRLFAAARDTLDEWTARLRAEAGDGFPEHVTAFREGMAVHGRFGHPCPVCGAPVQRIRYADNETNYCARCQTGGRLLADRALSRLLKSDWPKSVDDLDA encoded by the coding sequence GTGCCCGAACTTCCCGACATCGTCATCTACCTGGAGGCCCTGCGATCCCGCATCCTTGGGAAGCCAGTTGAGCGGATCGACATCCGCAATCCGTTCGTCCTGCGGACCGTCGATCCGCCGATTGCCGCGGCCCAAGGGACACGCGTCATTGAGCTGCGGCGCGTCGGCAAGCGCATCGTCCTTGGGTTGGACCGCGGCCTGTTCCTCGTGATTCATTTGATGATTGCCGGGCGCCTGCACTGGCGCCCGCCCGGGGGCAAACCGGTCGGTGGCAAGTTGACTCAGGCCGCCTTTCACTTTCCCAATGGCGCTCTCTTACTCACCGAGGCCGGAACCAAACGTCGGGCCTCGATCCATGTGATCTCCGGCGAGCACAATCTGAGCGCCTTCGCACGCGGTGGTCTGGAGGTACAAGAGACGACGATGGTGGAGTTCGCCGCACGGCTGCGTTCCGAAAACCGCACGCTGAAACGCGCCCTCACCGATCCACGTCTGGTCAGCGGCATCGGCAATTCCTATTCCGATGAAATCCTGCATCGTGCCCGTCTGTCGCCGCTGGCGCTCACAGGCAAACTCTCAGATGATGAGATCGACCGACTGTTTGCGGCCGCGCGTGATACTCTGGACGAATGGACGGCCCGTCTGCGCGCCGAAGCGGGCGACGGCTTTCCGGAGCACGTGACCGCCTTTCGCGAGGGCATGGCGGTGCATGGGCGATTCGGCCATCCCTGTCCGGTCTGCGGCGCGCCGGTGCAGCGCATTCGCTACGCCGACAACGAAACCAACTACTGCGCCCGTTGCCAGACCGGCGGTCGCCTCCTCGCCGACCGTGCCCTGTCTCGCCTGCTAAAATCCGATTGGCCCAAGTCGGTCGATGATCTGGATGCGTGA
- a CDS encoding alpha/beta hydrolase-fold protein has product MRLVHWSTLTLAAGSMLALGCSQSENPLRPDSYSATRTMSRSYGFTEQLGRNSLKDPDARQIVVAWASDEDPSTPQQPFPILYLFHGYGGDASEFDRYGLQTLLDDMYAKGEIGRMMVVTVDASDRFGGSFYRNSGTTGDYADVIAELMRLSETPVGSQWRFYTQGGRNARAISGHGMGGYGAMRYAMDHPDLFASVSSMSGPLSLGNLDQKTGVWDEDDGLVTQVFAENGITAPDPDTYAKIFAGAERPRTRLYLAMAAAFSPYPLRRFDSVGHYIYDIIIGGYRKKDTLYPYDFFTAIPRGPLTIKFDGADTSGAGVDMLFDSNGVLSPESWARWRDSADVRSVFPRLRQANPAFFSALFNTQDTNVYIDVGDQDEYGYLAQNREFHETLNEAGVKHRYTEYTGFAGVPAGHSQLVAARLREVIKFHSDLFDKYGGRPPAPPH; this is encoded by the coding sequence ATGAGACTTGTACACTGGTCTACCCTGACTCTGGCCGCCGGCAGCATGTTGGCGCTCGGGTGCTCACAATCCGAGAACCCGCTGCGTCCCGATTCCTACAGCGCGACAAGAACCATGAGTCGGTCTTACGGTTTCACGGAGCAGCTCGGTCGCAACTCCCTGAAAGATCCCGACGCGCGCCAGATCGTCGTGGCGTGGGCTTCGGACGAGGATCCCAGTACCCCCCAGCAGCCGTTCCCGATTCTCTATCTGTTCCACGGATACGGCGGGGATGCATCCGAATTCGATCGGTATGGTCTGCAGACCCTGTTGGACGACATGTACGCCAAGGGTGAGATCGGGCGGATGATGGTCGTCACCGTCGATGCATCTGATCGTTTCGGAGGGTCCTTCTATCGGAACTCGGGCACGACGGGCGACTATGCGGATGTCATCGCGGAGTTGATGCGCCTCTCGGAGACGCCGGTCGGTTCGCAGTGGCGTTTCTACACGCAGGGGGGTCGCAACGCCCGCGCCATCTCAGGACATGGTATGGGCGGTTACGGTGCCATGCGCTATGCCATGGACCATCCCGACCTGTTCGCGTCGGTCTCCTCGATGTCCGGACCTCTGTCGCTGGGCAATCTCGATCAGAAGACCGGCGTCTGGGATGAGGACGATGGGCTGGTCACCCAGGTCTTCGCCGAGAACGGGATCACTGCACCGGACCCAGACACGTATGCCAAGATCTTCGCCGGGGCGGAACGCCCGCGGACCCGACTGTACCTGGCCATGGCGGCGGCATTCTCTCCGTATCCTCTGCGGCGATTCGACTCGGTGGGCCATTACATCTATGACATCATCATCGGCGGCTACCGCAAGAAGGACACGCTTTACCCCTATGATTTCTTCACCGCCATCCCGCGGGGGCCGCTGACGATCAAGTTCGATGGCGCCGACACCAGCGGGGCAGGGGTGGACATGCTCTTCGATTCGAACGGCGTGCTCAGTCCCGAGAGTTGGGCGCGCTGGCGGGACTCGGCCGACGTTAGGAGCGTCTTTCCGAGGTTACGTCAGGCCAACCCGGCGTTCTTCAGCGCCCTGTTCAACACGCAGGACACCAACGTCTACATCGACGTCGGTGATCAGGACGAATACGGCTACCTCGCACAGAACCGCGAGTTTCACGAGACTCTGAATGAGGCGGGGGTGAAGCACCGCTACACCGAGTACACTGGGTTTGCGGGTGTTCCGGCCGGACACTCGCAACTGGTCGCGGCGCGACTCCGTGAAGTCATCAAGTTCCACTCCGATCTCTTTGACAAGTACGGTGGGCGGCCACCGGCCCCGCCGCATTAA